In Lacerta agilis isolate rLacAgi1 chromosome 8, rLacAgi1.pri, whole genome shotgun sequence, one genomic interval encodes:
- the SLC25A33 gene encoding solute carrier family 25 member 33 isoform X2, whose protein sequence is MFAFLDSRCGGTVGAIFTCPLEVIKTRLQSSKLAFRTVYYPQVQLGTISGEGMVRQTSVSPGLIRVLKSILEKEGPRSLFRGLGPNLVGVAPSRAVYFACYSKAKQQFNNIFVPNSNIVHVCSAGSAAFITNSLMNPIWMVKTRMQLERRVRGSKQMNTLQCARYVYQTEGVRGFYRGLTASYAGISETVICFAIYESLKKHVSKVQLAPSPAGGTERNSTSFFGLMVAAAISKGCASCIAYPHEVIRTRLREEGTKYKTFVQTARLVFREEGYLAFYRGLFAQLMRQIPNTAIVLSTYELIVYLLEDRVK, encoded by the exons gtgTGGTGGGACAGTGGGCGCCATCTTCACCTGTCCGCTGGAAGTCATCAAGACGAGGCTCCAGTCTTCGAAACTGGCCTTCCGCACAGTCTACTACCCGCAAGTCCAGCTGGGCACGATCAGTGGCGAAGGAATGGTCCGTCAGACGTCCGTCTCCCCGGGCCTCATCCGGGTCCTGAA aTCCATTTTGGAAAAGGAGGGACCACGGTCACTATTCCGTGGGCTGGGGCCCAACCTGGTTGGAGTTGCGCCATCAAG GGCCGTCTATTTTGCCTGCTACTCCAAGGCCAAGCAGCAGTTCAATAACATCTTTGTGCCGAACAGCAACATCGTCCATGTCTGCTCTGCAGGTTCTGCAG CCTTTATCACAAACTCGCTGATGAACCCCATATGGATGGTGAAAACCAGGATGCAACTGGAAAGGAG AGTCAGGGGTTCGAAGCAGATGAACACGCTGCAATGCGCTCGCTATGTCTACCAGACAGAAGGAGTCCGCGGCTTCTATCGGGGCCTGACTGCCTCCTACGCTGGGATCTCTGAGACTGTCATCTGCTTTGCTATTTATGAGAGCCTGAAGAAGCACGTGAGCAAGGTCCAGTTGGCCCCTTCTCCCGCTGGCGGGACAGAGCGGAACTCCACAAGTTTCTTCGGATTGATGGTCGCCGCTGCCATTTCTAAAGGCTGTGCGTCGTGCATTGCTTACCCACATG AGGTTATACGGACAAGACTACGGGAGGAAGGCACCAAGTACAAGACGTTTGTCCAGACGGCGCGGCTGGTGTTTCGGGAAGAGGGCTACTTGGCCTTCTACAGAGGACTCTTTGCCCAGCTCATGCGGCAGATCCCAAACACGGCTATTGTCCTGTCTACCTACGAGTTAATAGTGTATCTGTTAGAAGACCGAGTTAAGTAG
- the SLC25A33 gene encoding solute carrier family 25 member 33 isoform X1, with protein sequence MAGPTQEKSTLLHLFAGGCGGTVGAIFTCPLEVIKTRLQSSKLAFRTVYYPQVQLGTISGEGMVRQTSVSPGLIRVLKSILEKEGPRSLFRGLGPNLVGVAPSRAVYFACYSKAKQQFNNIFVPNSNIVHVCSAGSAAFITNSLMNPIWMVKTRMQLERRVRGSKQMNTLQCARYVYQTEGVRGFYRGLTASYAGISETVICFAIYESLKKHVSKVQLAPSPAGGTERNSTSFFGLMVAAAISKGCASCIAYPHEVIRTRLREEGTKYKTFVQTARLVFREEGYLAFYRGLFAQLMRQIPNTAIVLSTYELIVYLLEDRVK encoded by the exons ATGGCCGGACCCACGCAGGAGAAGAGCACGCTGCTTCACCTCTTCGCTGGAGG gtgTGGTGGGACAGTGGGCGCCATCTTCACCTGTCCGCTGGAAGTCATCAAGACGAGGCTCCAGTCTTCGAAACTGGCCTTCCGCACAGTCTACTACCCGCAAGTCCAGCTGGGCACGATCAGTGGCGAAGGAATGGTCCGTCAGACGTCCGTCTCCCCGGGCCTCATCCGGGTCCTGAA aTCCATTTTGGAAAAGGAGGGACCACGGTCACTATTCCGTGGGCTGGGGCCCAACCTGGTTGGAGTTGCGCCATCAAG GGCCGTCTATTTTGCCTGCTACTCCAAGGCCAAGCAGCAGTTCAATAACATCTTTGTGCCGAACAGCAACATCGTCCATGTCTGCTCTGCAGGTTCTGCAG CCTTTATCACAAACTCGCTGATGAACCCCATATGGATGGTGAAAACCAGGATGCAACTGGAAAGGAG AGTCAGGGGTTCGAAGCAGATGAACACGCTGCAATGCGCTCGCTATGTCTACCAGACAGAAGGAGTCCGCGGCTTCTATCGGGGCCTGACTGCCTCCTACGCTGGGATCTCTGAGACTGTCATCTGCTTTGCTATTTATGAGAGCCTGAAGAAGCACGTGAGCAAGGTCCAGTTGGCCCCTTCTCCCGCTGGCGGGACAGAGCGGAACTCCACAAGTTTCTTCGGATTGATGGTCGCCGCTGCCATTTCTAAAGGCTGTGCGTCGTGCATTGCTTACCCACATG AGGTTATACGGACAAGACTACGGGAGGAAGGCACCAAGTACAAGACGTTTGTCCAGACGGCGCGGCTGGTGTTTCGGGAAGAGGGCTACTTGGCCTTCTACAGAGGACTCTTTGCCCAGCTCATGCGGCAGATCCCAAACACGGCTATTGTCCTGTCTACCTACGAGTTAATAGTGTATCTGTTAGAAGACCGAGTTAAGTAG